One Candidatus Cloacimonadota bacterium genomic region harbors:
- a CDS encoding phosphatase PAP2 family protein: MKNINYMAADFIIPFVILFASTVLFWIFPFDIEFQKLFYRSDYGWFLKDSFPWKFLYHYGNLPALVLSVGSLVLLGMSFWKKSLVKYRKIFLYFVLIMAIGPGLLINSILKDNWGRPRPRNIVEFDGNYQYEKPLQIDLNSSGKSFPCGHASMGFYLIAPFFVLRKKKKATAYSFLVSGITSGGLIGFARIIQGGHFASDVIWAGGIVYLVSAGFYYLLKLDKRLFFIHQKEPASRQKVIIVSIIGLAVIALILLILMASPYSYSKTFQLEQFKNYDTIKVAVHRGEVGLIESNENKIVLSATGHGFPWSKLKTKLKQEENLLILRQRESGYFSEIVQSITIGISNDSKTNFQVTIKEGNIIIDKDMEIDLEANLKNGNILRK, translated from the coding sequence ATGAAAAATATAAATTATATGGCTGCAGATTTCATAATTCCATTTGTTATCCTGTTTGCTTCCACGGTTCTCTTCTGGATATTTCCGTTCGATATTGAGTTTCAAAAGCTTTTTTACCGATCAGACTACGGTTGGTTTTTAAAGGATTCTTTTCCCTGGAAATTTTTATATCATTACGGCAATTTACCTGCACTTGTTTTATCGGTAGGAAGTCTGGTGCTATTGGGAATGAGTTTTTGGAAAAAATCGTTAGTCAAATACAGAAAGATATTTTTGTATTTTGTGTTGATCATGGCAATCGGACCGGGACTTTTGATAAATTCTATTCTAAAAGATAACTGGGGCAGACCAAGACCGCGCAATATCGTAGAATTCGATGGCAATTATCAATATGAAAAACCCTTGCAGATCGATCTGAACAGCTCGGGAAAATCATTTCCCTGCGGCCATGCTTCGATGGGATTTTATTTGATTGCACCATTTTTCGTGCTGAGGAAAAAGAAAAAGGCAACGGCATATTCTTTCCTTGTTTCAGGAATAACTTCAGGAGGTTTGATCGGATTTGCCCGTATTATTCAAGGCGGGCATTTTGCCAGCGACGTGATCTGGGCTGGTGGAATTGTTTATCTCGTTTCAGCGGGATTTTATTATCTTTTAAAATTGGATAAAAGACTCTTTTTTATTCACCAAAAAGAACCTGCTTCCAGGCAGAAAGTAATAATAGTCTCGATCATCGGCTTGGCAGTTATTGCATTGATATTATTAATTTTAATGGCATCACCATATTCATATTCAAAAACGTTTCAATTAGAACAGTTCAAGAATTATGATACAATTAAAGTTGCAGTTCATAGAGGTGAAGTTGGATTGATTGAATCGAATGAAAACAAGATTGTTTTATCTGCTACCGGGCATGGATTTCCCTGGAGTAAATTGAAAACAAAGCTGAAGCAGGAAGAAAACTTACTTATTCTAAGGCAGCGGGAAAGCGGATATTTTTCGGAAATTGTTCAAAGCATCACAATTGGCATTTCAAATGATTCAAAGACAAATTTTCAGGTAACAATAAAAGAAGGTAACATCATCATTGATAAGGATATGGAAATTGATCTTGAAGCAAATTTGAAGAATGGGAATATATTGAGGAAATGA
- a CDS encoding ATP-dependent 6-phosphofructokinase, whose product MKNRCLVVTGGGDCPGLNAVIRAIVKRASLEKDWEIIGSINAFNGVLLDPMEIIDLDLKTVAGIHVRGGTIIGTTNKGGPFEWPVKQEDGSYQTVDRSAEMLRKLEFLNIKAIINIGGDGSQRISQRLYDMGCNIIGVPKTIDNDLGATDTTFGFPTAVEIATEALDKLVTTAASHNRILIMEVMGRAAGWIALHSAVAGGAEVCLIPEIPYDVEIIKEHIEKRIVNGRGFVNIVIAEGAKPIDGKMLYHETEDKIGTFRLGGAGIRLKHELKEAGVETDIRVTNLGHTQRGGKPIAYDRILATQFGVKAFEMVLEKEFGKMVAIQNEEIIAVPICDAIEKYNFVEIDSDLMHTARKSGISFGEPDQENP is encoded by the coding sequence ATGAAAAACAGATGTTTAGTGGTAACTGGTGGCGGTGATTGTCCGGGCTTGAATGCTGTAATCCGGGCGATCGTGAAAAGAGCATCTTTGGAAAAAGATTGGGAAATTATCGGCAGCATCAATGCTTTCAACGGCGTTTTGCTCGATCCGATGGAAATTATAGATTTAGACCTTAAAACCGTAGCAGGAATTCATGTTCGCGGTGGAACAATAATTGGAACGACAAATAAAGGCGGCCCATTTGAATGGCCTGTAAAGCAGGAAGATGGTTCCTACCAAACGGTTGATCGCTCTGCAGAAATGTTGAGAAAACTGGAATTCCTGAATATTAAAGCGATTATCAATATTGGCGGTGATGGTTCACAGCGGATTTCGCAAAGATTGTATGATATGGGCTGCAATATTATCGGTGTTCCCAAAACGATCGATAATGACCTGGGAGCTACCGATACGACTTTTGGATTTCCCACTGCCGTGGAAATTGCTACAGAAGCTCTGGACAAGCTTGTTACTACAGCAGCCAGCCACAATCGCATTCTGATAATGGAAGTAATGGGACGAGCTGCCGGCTGGATCGCTCTTCATTCGGCTGTAGCTGGCGGAGCCGAAGTCTGTCTTATTCCAGAAATTCCTTATGACGTTGAAATAATCAAAGAACATATCGAAAAGCGGATCGTGAATGGCAGAGGATTTGTGAATATTGTGATTGCCGAAGGTGCTAAACCAATCGACGGCAAAATGCTTTATCATGAGACTGAAGATAAAATTGGCACTTTTCGTCTGGGTGGAGCCGGTATCAGATTGAAACATGAACTAAAAGAAGCCGGTGTGGAAACCGATATTCGGGTAACCAATCTTGGTCATACTCAGCGCGGTGGAAAACCGATAGCCTACGATAGAATACTGGCTACCCAATTTGGTGTGAAAGCTTTTGAAATGGTTCTGGAAAAAGAATTTGGAAAAATGGTAGCAATCCAAAATGAAGAGATTATAGCAGTACCAATCTGTGATGCAATAGAAAAATATAATTTTGTAGAGATAGACTCCGATCTTATGCACACAGCAAGGAAATCTGGCATTAGTTTTGGAGAGCCTGACCAGGAGAATCCATAA
- a CDS encoding pyrophosphate--fructose-6-phosphate 1-phosphotransferase, giving the protein MAKDKVGILTAGGLAPCLSSSIGRLIKKYSQFVPDVDIVGYLNGYKGLLLGKSITIPQNVRHSAELLYSFGGSVLGNSRVKLTNVEDCVKKGYVKKGENPLQIAADRLTKDGITILHTIGGDDTNTAAAELARYLSLNGYNLTVVGIPKTVDNDVEPIHQTLGAWTAVEQGAIFFENVANENTTSSRQLIIHEVMGRNCGWLTAATAYEYRKRLDKKAFLPDVLLAKEKWDIDAVYIPEMNLDMRAEVDRLSKLMDEKDCVNIFLSEGAGVETIVAEKESQGEEVQRDAFGHVRLDELNPGEWFAKRFSKMLNAEKTLVQKSGYFARSASPNDKDLELIMQSADKAVEAALNGQSGVVGLDEDENNEMRVINFSRIKGGKPFDIKQKWFEQMLTEIGQLR; this is encoded by the coding sequence ATGGCAAAAGATAAAGTAGGAATTTTAACAGCTGGTGGTTTGGCTCCATGTCTGTCATCTTCCATCGGTAGATTGATAAAAAAATATTCGCAATTTGTTCCGGATGTAGATATTGTTGGTTATCTTAATGGTTATAAAGGTTTACTGCTGGGAAAATCGATCACAATTCCACAAAATGTTCGACATTCTGCAGAACTTCTATATTCTTTTGGAGGAAGCGTTCTGGGGAATAGCCGCGTAAAACTTACAAATGTAGAAGATTGCGTTAAAAAGGGTTACGTGAAGAAAGGTGAGAATCCACTTCAAATAGCTGCTGATCGACTTACTAAAGATGGAATTACGATTTTACATACCATCGGAGGAGATGATACCAATACTGCTGCTGCAGAATTAGCGCGCTATCTTTCTTTGAATGGATATAATTTAACAGTTGTGGGAATTCCCAAAACTGTAGATAACGATGTAGAACCGATCCATCAAACTTTAGGAGCCTGGACAGCTGTTGAACAGGGAGCAATTTTCTTTGAAAACGTGGCAAATGAAAATACTACCAGTTCACGCCAACTCATCATTCATGAAGTAATGGGAAGAAATTGTGGCTGGCTTACAGCTGCAACTGCATATGAATACCGCAAAAGACTTGATAAGAAAGCTTTTTTACCAGATGTTCTTCTCGCCAAAGAAAAATGGGATATCGATGCAGTTTATATTCCCGAAATGAATTTGGATATGAGAGCAGAAGTTGATCGATTATCCAAGCTTATGGATGAAAAAGATTGTGTAAATATTTTCCTGAGCGAAGGAGCTGGAGTAGAAACGATAGTAGCAGAAAAAGAATCGCAGGGAGAAGAGGTTCAGCGTGATGCTTTTGGGCATGTGCGTTTGGATGAATTAAATCCTGGAGAATGGTTTGCCAAGAGGTTCAGCAAAATGTTGAATGCTGAAAAAACTCTGGTTCAAAAAAGCGGATATTTTGCCAGATCTGCCTCACCAAACGATAAAGATCTGGAACTTATAATGCAATCTGCCGATAAAGCTGTAGAAGCCGCTTTAAACGGACAGAGTGGAGTTGTAGGTCTGGATGAAGATGAAAATAACGAAATGCGAGTTATAAACTTTTCCCGAATAAAAGGTGGTAAACCATTTGATATCAAGCAAAAATGGTTTGAACAAATGTTAACAGAAATCGGACAATTAAGATAG
- the hflX gene encoding GTPase HflX, with protein MNNSRDRVFLIGVLWGSEDKEHFEETMDELKHLADTAETEVVEVFIQSLKRPNTSTYIGKGKLKEIANAANSKSVRTLIFNNNLSPSQSRNISDATRCNVVDRTELILDIFAKHARTRQAKLQVELAQLEYAYTKLKRMWKHLSRIQGGIGFRGPGETQIEVDRREIRKKTQILKKKIDHIESTSKTKRKRRKNITSIALVGYTNAGKSTLFNKLANEKRYVADQLFATLDAKTRSIYLESGEKVVITDTIGFIRQLPHKLVNSFHTTLMEVIEADLLLHVVDVTHPSVTELINSVHSVLEEINSHENDILLIFNKIDKAGGNHFKFVKKHLVNEFPDSVFISAKTGEGMNILFKKIEEFLKKSKNSIKLEIPSEMKNLISFIYGNADVLEDKYIPEKHLNVLVVKIPRQLLPNIKKQIEEFKLKKYIES; from the coding sequence ATGAATAATAGTCGTGACAGAGTTTTTCTGATCGGCGTTCTTTGGGGTTCCGAAGACAAGGAACATTTCGAAGAAACCATGGATGAACTCAAGCATCTTGCAGATACAGCAGAAACAGAAGTCGTAGAAGTTTTTATTCAATCGTTAAAACGTCCAAATACTTCCACATATATTGGCAAAGGAAAACTTAAAGAAATTGCCAATGCTGCCAATTCTAAAAGTGTTCGAACCTTAATCTTCAACAATAATCTTTCTCCTTCACAATCTCGCAATATTTCTGATGCGACCCGATGTAATGTAGTAGATCGCACAGAACTTATCCTGGATATTTTTGCCAAACATGCCAGAACCAGACAAGCAAAACTGCAGGTAGAACTTGCTCAATTGGAATATGCTTATACCAAACTTAAGCGAATGTGGAAACATCTTTCCCGCATTCAGGGAGGAATTGGTTTTCGTGGTCCTGGTGAAACACAGATCGAGGTGGATAGACGCGAGATAAGAAAGAAAACACAGATCCTGAAAAAGAAGATAGATCATATTGAAAGCACTTCCAAAACTAAAAGAAAAAGAAGAAAAAATATTACTTCAATAGCTTTGGTAGGTTACACAAACGCCGGTAAATCAACTCTTTTCAATAAACTGGCAAATGAAAAGCGTTACGTTGCCGATCAGCTTTTTGCAACTTTGGATGCCAAGACCAGGTCTATCTATCTGGAAAGTGGTGAAAAAGTAGTGATCACAGATACGATTGGTTTTATTCGGCAATTACCGCACAAACTGGTAAATTCTTTTCACACTACTTTGATGGAAGTTATAGAAGCCGACCTTCTTCTGCATGTGGTTGATGTTACACATCCCAGTGTAACCGAACTGATCAATTCTGTTCATTCTGTTTTGGAAGAGATAAACAGCCATGAAAACGATATTCTACTGATATTCAATAAGATAGATAAAGCTGGAGGAAATCATTTTAAATTCGTTAAGAAGCATTTAGTGAATGAATTCCCAGACAGTGTCTTTATTTCTGCTAAAACCGGCGAAGGAATGAATATACTTTTCAAAAAAATAGAAGAATTCCTGAAAAAAAGTAAAAATTCTATTAAATTGGAAATACCTTCCGAAATGAAAAACTTAATCTCGTTTATTTATGGGAATGCCGATGTTCTGGAAGATAAATATATTCCCGAAAAACACTTGAATGTGTTGGTAGTAAAAATTCCTCGACAATTATTACCAAATATTAAAAAGCAAATTGAAGAATTTAAATTAAAAAAATATATTGAAAGTTGA